The genomic stretch gtgtgtgtctgtgccaGTCACACAGGAGGAGCAAACCCAGTCTGCCGGTTCCTGTGCTAATGCCCTAATAATGCCATAATCTTTAgaccttccttcttttcctcgTCCGTGTTCTGTTACTTCTAGTAATACATCTCCTTCAAAATGCAAGCTGtcaaaccacagaaaatttGAGAGACGTAGCTGCTGTCCTTTCCTAAAGCGTTAATTTAAGCACAGTCTAAATTGGAATGGTAACTCTGCCTTGAACAGTATGTAATGagcaaactgtaaaataaatctgACTAGTTTCTAAATGGTATCTATGTTGTATTTACAGTTTATGCGGATGGTAGCATATGTTTAGATATTCTTCAGAATCGCTGGAGTCCAACATACGATGTTTCATCTATTTTAACTTCAATTCAGGTAACTTTACATCTATTTTAGCAAATGATTATGTTGCTGTTGGTCTCTATTCCAGAGTACACGGCTCAGTGATGTGGCTTGCAGGTATCTGTATCAGACTTCCACTACTTGTGAGCTAAGCAGTAGCTTTGTAGATCAAGTAAAGGCTAAGGTGCTGACCTATGCAATTACTAATTTTGAGCTACAAAATTgccattagatttttttttttttaacaggaaaacagTTAACTGGTTTGGATtcctttttaactgtttttagTCAAGATAGGACAATGAGATGTAGAAATTTGCTTAGTGTTTGAAACACTAACGTCTATCGTGAAGCCTTGCCCTATGAAGCCCTCAGGGAGACGATACTGCTGAAACCTACTTTACTTGGAATAAGTAAAAATGGCCTGGCATGGcaaaaatgtacattttctcctgtgtgattgattttatttttctacagtgAAGTCTTCTAGGAGGCATCTTAAGCCCCTCTTTAGTCCTGAATGGCAATAGTAGTGTAATTACCAAATAATCAATTAGCATCATACTGCTAACTGGCACAGGTGGCCGTGTATCTCTTAGGTTTGTGAACCTAGAAGTGTACACAGCGCTAACGCTTATGCAGTGTATAATTTGAGGTTCAGTAGTGTAATTATGGGTGCCTAACCATGAGTTTAACTGTTtggttattcttttttttcaattggGCTCTTCTGAGTCATGTCTGCCTCCTGAAACACATGTGTTTTGAAAGCTGTAAGTTGCTTTTTCCCTGATTTAAAACGTGTTGGTTTGtctcatgttttgttttcccctttttacaGTCTCTGCTTGATGAACCTAACCCAAACAGTCCAGCAAACAGTCAGGCGGCACAACTCTATCAGGAGAACAAACGTGAATATGAGAAAAGAGTTTCAGCTATTGTCGAACAAAGTTGGAATGATTCGTAACGGCCGCTTTGTTACTCTCCATCCTCATAATCATTATGTACAATTTAACTCTCAATAGACAGGCTACCAGAAATTTCAAGTGCCACAGTTCTGAGAATTTGCATAAACACtcatttgcaaacaaaattaagCCCTCCAGTTTAGGAAACGTAAAAGCTTGTGTATCTTGATTAACGTACTTTTTATTGCATGGTATGAACTAAGTTATTGCTACATAAATTTGTAATATAtcctgtttgtattttttttccaagtgtatAATGTTGGTGTGGAGTTTTCATGACAGAATATACACATTTTGTAAATCTGTACTTTTTCAAATATTGAATGCCTTATTTTTGAAttctttagatttttaaattggAGAAAAAGCACTTAACAaagtttttatatataaatatttcatgtaaAACTGTTAAATACATAACCTTAGTGCAAGACATTCAGCTCTCACTCTGTATCTCTTTCAAAGGGCTCATTTTTagtccattttttcctttcggTACTCACTAATTATACCGTGCactttacaaacagaaaagtggATCCATGATCTAACTCTCTTCACTGGATGTCTCTGCTTCTGCACCAGAGCTTGACTTGATTCTGTGTGTCCTCAGTTGTATGAGGAAGAGAAGTATCGGTAGCTGCCAGCTTACAAATGGGGAAACAGATGTAACTGTTTTGCTAAAAGTCCCGCTTTAAGCCAGCGGCAGAGTTGCAAACAGGACCTGGATGACCAGGCTTGATGATACTGTATTctaataacttttctttttcagggaGATTGTATTTTACCAAGTTGTAAAATGTTGTCATCTAAACCTGTCCTATATTCACATACTGATACTGTAACATAGTTTTGAATATCTTCTATTAACTAAAGAGGTGTCCCATTAGTTTCCCTTGGGGGtagggaaaaaattaatcacCTAGAGAAGAAAACATGCCTGCAGATTTAATGGAGTTATTCTTTGGAACTTGGCTGTGTACCACATGGTCAGGTCTCATGTCTGTGTCACAGAGGTTCCACGTATTCTTAAATTGCCAGTTTTAAAgaagtttgggtttggttttgtaaatGCCGGTGTGGTAATTTCTTACTGTATTCTGTAAGCCAGGCTGGGTGACTGCAGGAAAGaattaggcttttttttttttttttttcccctcccagcagcaAAATTGTCCTCCCTTTGTCATAATCCCATCCAGCATTACATACATattaaaacccccaaatcccaTACCAAAATACAGCTCGGTGTTGCCTGAAAAGCAGTGGAACTTTATTTGGGctagaagagaaaatgttacTTGCAGTAGTCATTATGGAAAGTTCAGCCTCTGTTAACGCAGTGAAACAAGAATATTGATTTACACCCACACCTCCTCATGAAGTTGTTTTGTAATTTATAGGAGCAGTACTGTTAAGTTTAGGAACAGCCATCGGAATACTAGTCAAACCGTTCCGTGGCAGTAGTTTGTGGAGCAAAACTGTTCTACCTTAGGTAAGAATTGTTAGGAAGCTGTAGTTGGCGTGCAAAGGCTCAGAAACATCAGAGCTAAGGAATACTAAACTGCAGTCTTGATAAGGCAGTTGGCTTGCCTTGAGTCAGtgaatttgtgtttaaaaactcTTCAGTCTATGTCTAATTATTAACAGGAACCCCAAGGGATCCAGTTTGCCTTTTGACTATGGTGAAATTACAGTAACGCTAGCAAAGCGGTGTTGTATAGCTTAAAGCTATCGATGCCAAGCTTTTCGTTCACaataatacagaaaagcttCCCGTTTCTAAGAATTAGTCTAAAcgttgaagatttttttttgaagttttgcctcctgtttcagtgtttattaTTCCTCTGACGTGTGCGTGAGATGAGATTTGCCATTCGTTAGCATCCACATTAATTTGATTATTCCTGAACAGCCAGTTTAGCCTAGTTATAGATTGATGAGactcagaaaatgttttttttgtaTCAGGGATGGAGGCAGTGGATGTCCGAGAAACATAATTGGAGGAGAAGGAGGTTTAATGAGCGATGAGCGCTGCAAGCTCAGAGCGCCTGGGCAGGGACCCACAACATATAGGCGCACGTGCGTGTTTGAAGGCACGAGAGCATTCTCTGTTGCAGGCAGGATTTGAAGCTTACAGCAAGTAGTTAAAGTCTGGGTGGCAAATGTCCTGCTGTCCCACAGAGAAAGGCAATTCCTCTATTCCCAGCGtctggtggggagggaggtttCGTTGTTTGCGCCGATCTCGAGTGTTATGGCTGTGTGTTGGCAGCGGAATCTGGATGAGAACAGCCACGGTGAGAATCCAGGTTTTTGCTGACGACCTGCGGGTAGATGCTGGCGTCGAGGAACCCGCGTTTCTCGAGGTGGGTGTCCTCGAGTGCACAGGAGACTGCATGGCGTCCCACGCAAGAGCTGCGCCGGGGGGAACAATCAGCAGCAGAGCCCTCCCAAAGTACACGTTAAAGGTAATCACGAGAGTATGGattaaaatctgttaaaacTTGAAAGAGAAACAACTACCAAGCAAAATGAGCCTGTTGATTATGGCGTAAAGGAATGGAGTTTAGCCTGACTAACACCACGTGCCCCGCCTTTGCTCTTGCCACCGCTGGCTGCTGAGGAAGGTGGCTTTGCCAGCCTGGGCTCAGCCTCCTCCCGGCACCTCTGTCTGCCTGTGCCGTGTTTTTGGGGCTGGTGGGAtccccccgcgccgctcccTGGCCCCGccatcctccttttcccctcacGGCTCCCACATGGAAGCGAGCCTGcgctggggccagccctgcctggctgggaGCCTCCCTTGGCGGAGGTTGAAGCGCAGAAGGCGGCGCAGCTCGACGGTTGAtggaatcatcgaatcgtttacgttggaaaagagctttaagatcatccagtccaaccattaacctgtgctaccaagtccacactaaaccaattaaggggagagtagcaattttgtgtttcctggcttggtggctggattatttttaatgaaagtaaaaactaggaatcactaaggttggaaaggccctctaagatcatcagtccatccatcaacccagcacccccatgcccactaaaccatgtccccaagtgccacctctgcccgttttttgaacccctccagggatggggactccaccacctctctgggcagcctgttccaatgcttgaccgctctttccatgaagaaatttttcccaatatccaatctaacccCCcccggcgcagcttgagcccattccctctcccATGGCTGATCCCCTTCTCCGTACATTTATTAACTCCCCCGCTGTGGCTCTCGAAGGGCGGCGCGGTGATTTACTGACAGGCTCCCGGGGACGGGCCCTTCCTtccccgccgcggcggctccgcgcttccccccgggcagccgccgccccgctccgctgccGAGCGCCGGGCCCAGCGGCCCGccccggagccggagccggagccggagccgtCGCGGAGCCGGGCTCCCGAGGAGCGGAagggcccggcgccgccgctcTGCCCCGCGCCTCGGCTGCCCTGGAGGagcgcgggcggggcggcgcagGCGCGACCGGGGCTGAGGGGAACCGCGGGCCGCGCCCGGGCCTCCGCGCTGCCCTCAGGGCCCGGCCCCTTCGtgccgggctgcgggcggccgtgcccccgccccgggcctgCCGAAGCGCTGCGGCCGGCGGGAGGTGCGAGGCCGAGCGGCGGAGGCGGCCTGGGGGAAGCCCCGGGGAGTCCCCGGGGAGCTGCGGTAACCGGGCCCCGGCCGTGGCTGTGAGCGGCTCGGTGGCGCAGCCGGGCCGCcttgggcagccctgggagaagCCACCCGCGAAGGCTTCGTGGAGAAGCGGCTCGGGGGCAGCGCGGGCTGGGTGTCCCCAGCGCTCGCCTTGGCTCGGCACCCGGGGCTGGCGGGTTGGGGGCACCCCCCCAGGCCACCCCCCCAGGTCACCCCCCCAGGTCACCCCCCCAGGCCACCCCCCCAGGCCACCCCCCCAGgtcacccccccagccctcagGAGAGAGCGAAAATGTCCTCGCAGTGCTTCTGGGCGTCCCGAGACCTTTCTCGTCCCAAAACAACGGGCCAGGAGTGTGGGTAATGGACGGCGTGAAGGCAGATCCTGCCGTTTCCATCTTCATGCTACAAAGAGCAGGAGTCCAGTGAAATTTTAAGGGCGAAGTTCAAGTGTACCGATTCACCAGAGCACAGTATAGTCAGGATAAACTTTGTGGTACGGTTAGTTTCTTAAATAGTGTATTGGgatgcttgatttttttaattaatcaatTAGGGAATGTAATACACTAGGCTTGCATGGACAGTGTGAtttgtccagagaagggcagcggagctggggcagggtctggagcacagggctggtggggagcggctgagggagctgggggtgttcagcctggagaagaggaggctgaggggagacctgatcgctctgcagctcctggcaggagggggcagggaggtgggtgttgggctcttctcccacggagttggcgataggacgagaggaaatgggctcaagctgcgtcaggggaggtttaggttggaaattaggaaaaatttcttcatggaaagggtggtcaagcattggaacaggctgcccagagaggtggtggagtccccatccctggaagtgttcaaaaaacgggcagaggtggcacttggggacatggtttagtctagtctacccttgattggcttagagtagactcggtagtgtaggttaatggttggactggatgatcttaaaggtcttttccaacctaaacgattctatgattctattctatgattctatgattaattaAGGAAGTACTGGTGGGTACACAGATTTTGGGTTTCTAGCTTCTCACGGGGCTTCAGTTCATTGGTACTAAACAGTTCGTAATCACTTTTCCATGGGATTCCATATAAAGATCTAAGATCACTCTGGAGACATTTTGAAATCATTCATCCCAGTGCTTTTGTGCTA from Pelecanus crispus isolate bPelCri1 chromosome 8, bPelCri1.pri, whole genome shotgun sequence encodes the following:
- the UBE2B gene encoding ubiquitin-conjugating enzyme E2 B isoform X2; this encodes MSTPARRRLMRDFKRLQEDPPVGVSGAPSENNIMQWNAVIFGPEGTPFEDVYADGSICLDILQNRWSPTYDVSSILTSIQSLLDEPNPNSPANSQAAQLYQENKREYEKRVSAIVEQSWNDS